The sequence GCCTCCCGTTTGGCCTTCATATGTGCAGCCCATCCTTCCGAGAGTTCCACTAGTTTGGAACGCCAGTAGgctcgcttcgagctgacCTCGCCTGCCTGCCATTCCGCTTTGGCCCTATTTTCGATCTCTTGCTTCACCTGCAGGCGCAATCCAGGGCTGGTCTTGTAAAGGTCGCTGATCTGGCTCTTGGCATCCACCATGATCTTGAGTAGCTTATCTGGCTGGCGGAAGAAGCGGTCAAAGTAGTGCAGCAAATAGATGCCACAATCGCAAAAGTTCGGCTGCTCCGGGACGTGGGCGTGGATGTAGACGGCTTTGGGAAGACTTTTGGACCAAGCTTCCGCTTCCAATGAATCCAAGGATGAGTCTCCTGCCACGGCTCGTCGTTTGTCTTGTACGGGCACAGCGCGCACACCGCCGACTTCGTCGGTGGCTTCTGCGTCTTTCGGCTGTTCCGAGTCCTGGAACGGGTCTTTTGCTTCGACCCTCGAAATTTCATAGGTGCTCTCGGCCGAGTTCATTTCTGTAACCTCGTTCGGGCCGGGTGATAGCTTCAAATCCTCTTCCGTCTTTAGCTGCTTCGTTGTTCCGTGCAATGACTGCTGCGAAGGTAACGAGGCCAAaggcttcttcttgtcccAGGCTTCACGCCAGAGATACTCGAAAAGTTTGCTGCCCAACTTGACGTGTCTTTGCCCGAGACTGTCGAGGGTGATGATGAATGCCTGGTCAAGGCTTAACGGGTCTGCTTTGGGTTTGGTCGGCGTGCCGGCAAGCGGCTCGATGTCCAGATCCATGGGAAACGGCAGGGTAGCGGAGTCATCTCCGGCCGACAGTGATGAGAGTTGGGACGTAGGCAGAGGGGGCGTATTGGGCTCGGAACTGGACGCTGTCTGGGCCTCGTGGCGCTGCATGTGCTCGGCAGCCTTACATTCCTCCTCTGAAGCTTCGTTGAGAGCTGATGACTGTCGCGCATAGATGGCAGGTGGAAGCGTGAGCGTTGCAGCGACTTCATCCTTGTCCTGCTCGCTGGTACTATCCTTTACCTGTTCCGTCAGGATGAAGGCTGGATTGACGATAAGAGCCAGGTACCAGTGATAGTTCTCGTTGACTGGGATCACAATGTATTTCTTTGAGAAGAGGTCTTCCTTAGCTGTCCATCTCCGAAGCTTGGAATAGCTATTCTCGACGGAGTCCGACATTAGAATCGGAAAGAAAAACGTATTGAAGACGTAAATGCTGTCCGCTAGCGCTGGATCTCTAGCACGAATCTCTTCCAGGATGAACTTGAGACCGAATTCAATAACAACGTCGTTCAGCAGACCACCGTCAAGGAGCTTCTCAAAGTCGGAGTATCGCAGTGACATGGCGCCTTTACCTTCGTATGGGTAGTGCAAAATTGTCCCACCCTCATCCGAAATGAGTGGCCTAGGGATCTCCACCTCTCTGACCGGAGCGGGTCTGGCTGTCGGAATCGACAAGGGGAGAAGCGtcggcgatgccgaggaggCAGGGGCACCGCGCGCGGGGATGTCTGTGGCCAAAATGATCGGAGTTGCTGGAGACGGAGGCTGAAGATCAAacgtcttcttctttggcaCCGGAGGACTGTATGTGTCGCTGGTACGAACGAGATCTTGTGTGGCGTGATTGGGCAAGCGGTCGGCGCCTGGAACAATCAATGTTCGCCTGATGTGTGTCTGTGCTTGCTGTCTGGGCTCAGTGGTAGCGCCGGGCCATGGGGACTGCTTTACACCTTCGAACAAGCTGATCCTACTCTTGACTCCAGCTTCGGGAAGCCAGCGCATCATAACCTGACTGGACGATATGTTGTGGATTTTCTTGGTGACCCAAGACAATGCGCGAGCGTATGAGGCGAGATCGTCTGTTGACGAGTCGCTCGCGATCAACTGAATCTGAGCGGCGTCACCAGAAGCGCGAGAGTCGAAATCGTGGAACGTCTCTTGCAACTTTCTGGCACTCTCGGAACCAGGCGTGAGGGTGAGGCACAAAATTCCGCAGTCCTGAacatcgagcttgttggccAGCACTTCCCGAATGTCGCTGTATTGAATCTTAATGCAGCAATTCACGGTGACACCGCAGTGGAGCGCATGTGGTTGAACAAAGATGGCAGCGTGGTCGCGATCCCGCGACCTCCACACATCTGAAATGACGATGGCCTTCAGACGCACCTCGAAGGGAAACTTGGAAGGTTCGTGAAGCAAGTGCTTCTGCGGAGGCGATGATGGCCCGACTTCGGTTCGCATGCGCTTGACGGTACGAGATAAGGCAGCCTGTTGTTCCTTGGAGCTCGGCTCGCGGCTCGCACCAGGTTGCGGTGGGGGAACGGGCGGTGGTAAGAGTTTGGAGGCTGCGACTGACGAAGAGATTCCTCGAGCAACTCCTGATGCGTTCGACGTAGTGACTCTTGATTTCATgcggtcgacgagcttgggcCGAGACTGGCCAGTCGAGTTGCGATCAGGTTGATGCGATGTTACAGTCTTGGAATCAGCTTCTGGACTACCATCAACAACCACGACATGGCTTGGACCGAACTTTTGAGCGTCGTTTGGCTCTTCCAGCTGAATGGGACCATCGGAACGTCTGTAGTTGGAACGTTGGCGGGAGACTTGACTAGGACGAGAGTAGAACTTATCTGGAGCCGTAGACGAGGACACGGCTGATGTAGATGCAGTGGTCTGCTCACGACGTCGCCTCTCCTTGACCTGCAAAGCTAGACTATCGCCGCTGGTAGCATCGACTTGACGCTGGATCTCGAAGCCGAAAGGCTTTGGACGATTGACCTCTTGaacgtcatcatcatcactgTCGACACTGATCGGCTCCTGATTCGAAGCCTTTCGCAGAGACTTGGAGCGGGTCGCGCGGGGTGAAGCGTCGTGCGCTCTGGCTTTACCTTTGTCCCGACTGTATGGCGGTGCTGTGTCGACATAGACATCGTTGTCAGCATTCATCGCGGGCGGACGAACCGACGTTTTGGATGAGGCTGGAGGTCGGCCACGTCGACGCGTTCCGAGCGGGGTTGGTGGCAGACGTGCGCTGAGATGATCGGCGTCCAGAGTATCCAAGAAGTGTGTGTGGTGGCTTGGAAGCTTGGTGGTGCGATGCGAAGATATCCGTCTGAGGCCGCGACCGCGAGAATGAGAGGATGAAGCCTCAGCAGACGTGCTTCCGTTTGCTGGGATATGGATCAATGTAGGCGTGCGAGACTTTGGTGATTCTTCGTGACCGCGCTTGGAGGCCGAGCGACCTAAACCGTGAAAGTCTTTGATCATCTCATAGTCTTTCGAAGACGATGAGTTGCGCGCCATGGCTTTGTGTGGGCCAGACACGCTTGACGAGAGTGTTGGTGGAATCAAGATTCGGCAAAAGCGATGCCTTGCAAAGAGATTGTGGAAGACATGCGTGTGTCGGGGCCAGAAGGTAAACGTGAAGCGAGGACGAAAATGCTCGGAAGTAAAGGTAGCTTCAGCTGCGAACGGCGGATTgtgttcgtgattgtatgCGGCAGATGGATAAGGACCCCGaatcgacgagcgcgaggaCAGCAAGAGACAGCGTGGTGAGATAGTGGGATGGCGGTGATGGTACGGTCCGCAACGAAGTAAGCTGATTCGAAGTAGCCGCCTGTCGCAGGCTAGCTGTCCATATCGGAAAAACGAGGTTGATGGTGAGAGgatgcaatcacgaattacgaatcacgaatcatcacagaatcgtgtATGAAGGTGGCTGAGTCGAGCTTTAAAAAAATGCGAGTGTTGCTTTCAGAGGCCATACTCACACTGTACAGTGCAGaacacactcgtgactctcacCAATTCGCACGgtcgtggttcgtgattcacgattcacgattgtcagAAACTGGGAACCCATGCTTGGCTTCGAGCGCCATTTTTGCGTCTCACGCTTCCAGCAAACGGAAATAATGAGACTGAGGCTGAGAAAGCAAATTTCTCCAGTCGCGAGTTCCACAGGCCTCGAAAAGGCGACTCTTGACTCCGACTAGTTCTTCGTGAACAACAGCATGTCGCATAGCAACGTCCCTCCTGGCTTGACCTCGATCAGCTACAGTGTGACTGCTCATCCACAACAACATTTCTATGAGAGCAAAATTAGGGTTAGCGGACAGCCAGTTCTCGCTCGGCAGAGATGCAGTTTCCTCACCCACAACCAGACCATAACCCACTCGTGTAAGATTCACATTACAACTCAGGAGCGCTCTCTTTTGTTTCCTGCTGCCTTACAGCCCAgtacaatcacgaataggaTACCTCCACATGCTGCAAGCCCCACGCGTTcagtattcgtgattggcaaaGAAGATCCATTCTCACACTTTTCTGTGTTCAAGttgatattcgtgattaattcgtgattttcagtcgtgagtagcaCATATCGACACACCGCCCAATCGCGATTGACTCGGATGGTACAAGTGATCGCTGTTAATCTAATCGCTATTTCGCAAATAACTTAGGGCTTCGTCTGCTACATTGAGCGGAGCAAGGCAAGTTTCAGACGGTGGAGAGCAGATGTCGCTCTGGACGTTTCACCATCCCAGATCAACGCCCCACTGTATTATGCGAAAGTTGGGATGGACAGACAGAGTCGAGTGTCAGCGTCAAGCCCTCTCGAAACGTCCGATGAGCGATCCAGGGGTCGcaaagctgctggtgtCATTTCATGACAGAAAACAAGCTTGGGACTTACATTGGGCTTGACCAGGCGCACCGCCTTGCCTTCTTGCTTGTGCAGCTCATTaagctcgagcatctctTCATCCGAGAGCACGATCAGCTTGCCATTGGTTTCGATACGGCTAGGGGTGACACTCTTTGGCAGGGCTACAACACCTCTCTGTGCAGCCCACGAGATGACCACCTGAGCTGGGTCGGCTTTGTGCGCCTTGGCGATCGACTGAACGCGCTCGTCTTGCAGGACCGGTCCTCCCGATGATCCAAGGGGCGAGTAGGCTTGCGGAAGGATACCCTTGTCATGGCAGTACTTGACCAGCTCGTGCTGAGGAAGGAATGGATGAAGCTCGACCCTGTATTCGAGGCAACAAAGGTCAGCGGGTCTGCATCGCTATTTTGCATTCGTAGCGTAGATTACTTGTAGAATACTTACTGGTTCGCAGCAGGGACgatcttggctttggccAGCAACTTATCGAGGAAAGCAATGCTCCAGTTCGAGACACCGATGGCTTTCGTCTTGCCAGTCGCAGGGAGCTTCTCCATGAGCTCCCATGTCTGCTCAGGCGACCAATCGCGGTCAATGGCACGCGAACCATCCTCATTCAGCGGGATCTTTTCGTCACCGCGTTTCACAAGCGGCACGGGCCAGTGAACCAGCAACAGATCGACGTAGTCCAAGCCGAGCCTCTGCAGCGACTCGTCCAGGCAGGCCTCTGGTTGTCGGTGATAGGTGCACCAGATCTTGGTCGTGACAAAGAGCTCCGATCGAGGAACACCAGACGCCTTGATTCCCTGACCAACCTCGTTCTCGTTTCCGTAGATCCATGCAGCGTCTTTGGCCAGAAATGGAATGTACAAGGGATGTAGCGCAACATAACCAAGGGTAAGGGTCAAAAGAGAGGTCAGCATCGAGACTTTTTTCTCCATCTCATTCCACCTCTTCACATACCAATGTGACGATAACCGGCCTTGATCGCACTCTCGACAGCTTTGGCAACCTCGCCAGGGGCCGATTGCCATGTTCCCAAACCGATCACTGGGATTTCGGCACCAGTGTTGAGTTTGAAAGTCTTTTGACCAGGAGCGGCTGACGGGTATTGTGGCATGGTCGATTGAGGTCTTGCCAGGAGCGAACTGGTTTTTGATTCGGTCGGAGGAGATCAAGTTATGCTTGCTTGGAGAAGTTGATGGTGGTCAAATAGCAGGTTCAGCTTCGAACGCGCAAAGAAGTAGAGTTTGGGACacgacgatgctgcacTTCTCCCACTCGAGGATCGCTTCTTCGAAGCGCCTTGCAAGAGTCCTGTCGACTCGCTTTGCAGCACTGGCCAACGCAAGGGCGAGTCTGTCGCCGTGGGGTGCGGATTcccatcacgaatcttgcGAATGGGAGTCACCGTTTAGTTGCCGTGCAAGCTCCGAGTCTTAGCTCGGTCCGAAATAACATCGAAACTGATCATCCCGATGGGGAAAACAACATCGGGCGATTTGAAGTGGAGAGATTTCCGCTTCGGTAATTCTCTGGAAAAGCGAGCCCCACGCTCCGCGCCAAACCCACGTAGAAAATAACTTAATTAAAGGTTTGGTCTTGGAGAGCCTAGTCCAAGTTGATCTGTCGGTCATGCGACGGAGAGGACTCGACCTATCCCGGTCAGCTGACTACGGGCCGTTGTAGAAGGAAAGCAGAGCAGGCTTGGAGAAGTGTGCAGTACACTCGTGTACGATTGCAGCTCTTGCAGTAACATTGGATCGCGCATGTCGTTGTTTCAATCAAGATTCTATCAGTTCACTTGGCTGATATTGATCACCTTCCTATTCGTTTGCATATCAATTGAGTTTCAACCTTTGCCGCCTGGGAGTTTGGGTGTTGATCTCACCCGAATTAGTCGCTTTGAGAGTCCGCTTGATTGAAAGAGACTGTTGCAGTCGAGGTAGAGCAGAGCTCGGAGAGTTGCGGAAGCATGAAAGCTTGCGGGAAAGAAAGGGTCGGAGCCAGCACCCACGATAGGCGTGTTTGTGCCGTCAACTCTGAAAATGTGAGCGGATGAATTTATGAAAGGAAGTGCGGGGAAAGAGACTTAGCGTTACCACACGTCAGTGTGGGGAATTAGGCTCAGACACGCCGAGCATACGTGAGATACTGGATAGCTACTCAATGCGCTCTCCACATCTCTGCTTGCATGGAGATCGAGTCACGAGCGGAGACAGTGACAGGAAGCGTCAGTGGGGGAGAGAGGAAT comes from Mycosarcoma maydis chromosome 1, whole genome shotgun sequence and encodes:
- a CDS encoding SUMO protease ULP2; translation: MARNSSSSKDYEMIKDFHGLGRSASKRGHEESPKSRTPTLIHIPANGSTSAEASSSHSRGRGLRRISSHRTTKLPSHHTHFLDTLDADHLSARLPPTPLGTRRRGRPPASSKTSVRPPAMNADNDVYVDTAPPYSRDKGKARAHDASPRATRSKSLRKASNQEPISVDSDDDDVQEVNRPKPFGFEIQRQVDATSGDSLALQVKERRRREQTTASTSAVSSSTAPDKFYSRPSQVSRQRSNYRRSDGPIQLEEPNDAQKFGPSHVVVVDGSPEADSKTVTSHQPDRNSTGQSRPKLVDRMKSRVTTSNASGVARGISSSVAASKLLPPPVPPPQPGASREPSSKEQQAALSRTVKRMRTEVGPSSPPQKHLLHEPSKFPFEVRLKAIVISDVWRSRDRDHAAIFVQPHALHCGVTVNCCIKIQYSDIREVLANKLDVQDCGILCLTLTPGSESARKLQETFHDFDSRASGDAAQIQLIASDSSTDDLASYARALSWVTKKIHNISSSQVMMRWLPEAGVKSRISLFEGVKQSPWPGATTEPRQQAQTHIRRTLIVPGADRLPNHATQDLVRTSDTYSPPVPKKKTFDLQPPSPATPIILATDIPARGAPASSASPTLLPLSIPTARPAPVREVEIPRPLISDEGGTILHYPYEGKGAMSLRYSDFEKLLDGGLLNDVVIEFGLKFILEEIRARDPALADSIYVFNTFFFPILMSDSVENSYSKLRRWTAKEDLFSKKYIVIPVNENYHWYLALIVNPAFILTEQVKDSTSEQDKDEVAATLTLPPAIYARQSSALNEASEEECKAAEHMQRHEAQTASSSEPNTPPLPTSQLSSLSAGDDSATLPFPMDLDIEPLAGTPTKPKADPLSLDQAFIITLDSLGQRHVKLGSKLFEYLWREAWDKKKPLASLPSQQSLHGTTKQLKTEEDLKLSPGPNEVTEMNSAESTYEISRVEAKDPFQDSEQPKDAEATDEVGGVRAVPVQDKRRAVAGDSSLDSLEAEAWSKSLPKAVYIHAHVPEQPNFCDCGIYLLHYFDRFFRQPDKLLKIMVDAKSQISDLYKTSPGLRLQVKQEIENRAKAEWQAGEVSSKRAYWRSKLVELSEGWAAHMKAKREAAGESGEAEPSAVNDESVAMTGFSLQERSQSAQQQDVDALILDAGRAENADGKPEAEEDKQGETIRHGLVITDSAQDDIERSVNDYAFGRDLSGKLYVDNVMAQALSRQHGPLTLEHLKELQREDRQEAASQKSAPEWLNKLKDMGAHDLPRSTIGDDVGDVISMDMNAVVPAREHEDSGRSSPTVSVVSTLSHRPEQRHEQEQAEQQQPH
- a CDS encoding putative glycerol 2-dehydrogenase (NADP(+)), with product MPQYPSAAPGQKTFKLNTGAEIPVIGLGTWQSAPGEVAKAVESAIKAGYRHIDAAWIYGNENEVGQGIKASGVPRSELFVTTKIWCTYHRQPEACLDESLQRLGLDYVDLLLVHWPVPLVKRGDEKIPLNEDGSRAIDRDWSPEQTWELMEKLPATGKTKAIGVSNWSIAFLDKLLAKAKIVPAANQVELHPFLPQHELVKYCHDKGILPQAYSPLGSSGGPVLQDERVQSIAKAHKADPAQVVISWAAQRGVVALPKSVTPSRIETNGKLIVLSDEEMLELNELHKQEGKAVRLVKPNWGVDLGW